The proteins below come from a single Streptomyces sp. M92 genomic window:
- a CDS encoding ATP-binding protein — MSDLLRAPAEIKYAEELDWLESIDDNPKPFSWRLSPKMVRLFILGSERSDGLDREVSQKWFGDRSFVERSIVTLASDRGLLLIGDPGTGKSWLAELLSAAISRNSTLVVQGTAGTTEDHIKYSWNVSMVIAKGQSRESMIPSPIMTAMEAGSIGRFEELTRSTSDVQDALISILSEKYISVPELESGGGDDNIVFAKPGFSIIATANSRDRGVNDLSSALKRRFNFVRIPVVTNKKSEAEIVRFRTEELLRRHSIDLDVPPTLLDVLLQSFADLRASAAAAGSDDEKLESALSTAEQIGVLEDAVLHSNFFGERALTARTLASSLVGSLTRREPEDLAILNKYLHGVVEPRSKEEGGSWPEFLEGGRDAIATLS; from the coding sequence ATGTCCGACCTGCTGCGCGCGCCCGCCGAGATCAAGTACGCCGAGGAGCTCGACTGGCTGGAGTCGATCGACGACAACCCCAAGCCGTTCTCGTGGCGTCTGTCGCCGAAGATGGTCCGGCTGTTCATCCTCGGTTCCGAGCGGTCCGACGGTCTGGACCGGGAGGTCTCGCAGAAGTGGTTCGGTGACCGCAGTTTCGTGGAGCGGTCGATCGTCACCCTCGCCTCCGACCGCGGGCTGCTGCTCATCGGCGACCCCGGCACGGGCAAGAGCTGGCTGGCCGAGCTGCTGTCCGCCGCGATCTCCCGCAACTCCACTCTGGTGGTGCAGGGCACGGCCGGCACCACCGAGGACCACATCAAGTACTCGTGGAACGTCTCCATGGTCATCGCCAAGGGGCAGTCGCGCGAGTCGATGATCCCCTCGCCGATCATGACCGCGATGGAGGCCGGTTCCATCGGGCGGTTCGAGGAGCTGACCCGGTCGACCAGTGACGTCCAGGACGCGCTGATCTCGATCCTCTCCGAGAAGTACATCTCCGTTCCCGAACTGGAGAGCGGCGGCGGGGACGACAACATCGTCTTCGCCAAGCCCGGCTTCTCGATCATCGCCACGGCCAACAGCCGCGACCGGGGCGTCAACGACCTGTCCTCCGCGCTCAAGCGCCGTTTCAACTTCGTACGCATCCCGGTCGTGACGAACAAGAAGAGCGAGGCGGAGATCGTCCGCTTCCGCACGGAGGAGCTGCTGCGCCGGCACTCCATCGACCTGGACGTGCCGCCGACCCTGCTGGACGTGCTCCTGCAGAGCTTCGCCGACCTGCGCGCCTCCGCCGCCGCGGCCGGCAGCGACGACGAGAAGCTGGAGTCCGCCCTCTCGACGGCCGAGCAGATCGGCGTGCTGGAGGACGCCGTCCTGCACAGCAACTTCTTCGGCGAGCGCGCGCTGACCGCCCGTACGCTCGCCTCGTCGCTCGTCGGTTCCCTCACCCGCCGCGAGCCCGAGGACCTGGCCATCCTCAACAAGTACCTGCACGGCGTCGTCGAGCCGCGCAGCAAGGAGGAGGGCGGCTCCTGGCCCGAGTTCCTGGAGGGCGGCCGCGACGCGATCGCCACGCTGTCATGA
- a CDS encoding GmrSD restriction endonuclease domain-containing protein → MARISQAGGSMGLANDKIITQVEDLLRGRVVIPSIQRDFVWMRPDVRDLFDSLYRGYPVGALLLWKTNMAVPFKTAAVVQAQKSEQQPVYLLDGQQRLTSLAWVYRPESKADGRLIDLRFDVRTEEFVNPSAVQRKDALLVPVSTLLQENVQFYQVLRKAGVSIDDPEFDLWVQRLQKVNNIRQHQIAVITYESDDYEEVAELFARLNKGGRRLSKGDLVYSAIAARWADGLDTMDAFHQELQDGNFPLNREAVLRLMSLLAGTGAHHIKLIGTDVDEAALKEAWQATERALRFAIDFLKGECSIPRSEILSSPNVAIVPALLLHHRDGKLRPGEAQLLRRWVYTAMAFSHYSLQVEGKLDAEARLIKSRAGEDLFTELIRRASGTRSLDSALHPRDLEQKYSTHPFFKLLYIAALRGTARDWATNMAISDQPMNSGARIEFHHVFPRARVQGAYAKEEWNSLANLAYITGQTNKMISSRLPAQYMAEVARERLAEQWIPEDPELRSLERFPDFLAARRRSLANVLNELLGLPSYDGQSAHQDTDELPADEQVLAEEPSAPTLIGADAHQLRTELGVAVHALYEGRRTDAFYDPSSRTVTIPSGPGRGEYDTPSGAAVSVVQTLNPHVNPNRNGWSFWTVTATGQLLQSIR, encoded by the coding sequence GTGGCACGTATCTCGCAAGCTGGGGGCAGCATGGGGCTGGCAAACGACAAGATCATCACTCAGGTCGAGGACCTGCTGCGGGGCCGGGTCGTCATTCCCTCCATCCAACGCGACTTCGTCTGGATGAGGCCGGACGTACGCGATCTCTTCGACTCTCTTTACCGGGGCTACCCGGTCGGTGCCCTGCTGCTGTGGAAGACCAACATGGCCGTCCCCTTCAAGACTGCCGCCGTTGTCCAGGCCCAGAAGTCGGAGCAACAGCCCGTCTATCTTCTCGACGGGCAGCAGCGTTTGACCTCCCTCGCCTGGGTATACCGGCCGGAGTCGAAGGCCGACGGCCGACTCATCGACTTGCGGTTCGATGTGCGCACCGAAGAGTTTGTCAACCCGAGTGCCGTGCAGCGCAAGGATGCTTTGCTGGTCCCGGTGTCGACCTTGTTGCAGGAAAACGTGCAGTTCTACCAGGTTCTGCGCAAGGCCGGCGTGTCGATCGACGATCCGGAATTCGACCTGTGGGTTCAGCGACTGCAGAAGGTGAACAACATCCGGCAGCACCAGATCGCTGTCATCACTTATGAGTCCGACGACTACGAGGAGGTGGCCGAGCTCTTCGCCCGGCTCAACAAGGGCGGTCGGCGGCTGTCCAAGGGCGACCTCGTGTACAGCGCGATCGCCGCGCGCTGGGCCGACGGCCTGGACACCATGGACGCCTTCCACCAGGAACTGCAGGACGGCAACTTCCCTCTCAACCGGGAAGCGGTCCTGCGCCTCATGAGCCTGCTCGCGGGCACCGGCGCCCATCACATCAAGCTCATTGGGACGGACGTGGACGAGGCCGCTCTGAAAGAGGCCTGGCAGGCGACCGAGCGTGCCCTGCGTTTCGCCATCGACTTCCTGAAGGGCGAGTGCTCGATCCCTCGATCCGAGATTCTCTCGTCGCCGAACGTCGCGATCGTGCCGGCCCTGCTCCTGCACCACCGGGACGGCAAACTGCGCCCGGGAGAGGCCCAGCTGCTGCGCCGCTGGGTATACACGGCGATGGCGTTCAGCCATTACTCGCTGCAGGTCGAGGGCAAGCTCGACGCGGAGGCCAGGCTGATCAAATCGCGAGCAGGGGAGGACCTGTTCACCGAGCTCATCCGCCGCGCCTCCGGCACCCGGTCTCTGGACAGTGCCCTCCACCCGAGGGACCTCGAGCAGAAGTACTCCACGCACCCCTTCTTCAAGCTGCTCTACATCGCCGCGTTGCGCGGTACGGCGCGGGACTGGGCAACCAACATGGCTATCAGCGACCAGCCGATGAACAGCGGAGCCAGGATCGAGTTCCATCACGTCTTCCCGCGAGCCCGCGTCCAGGGCGCATACGCGAAGGAGGAGTGGAACAGCTTGGCCAACCTGGCCTACATCACCGGCCAGACCAACAAGATGATCTCCTCCCGACTGCCCGCCCAGTACATGGCGGAAGTGGCGCGGGAGCGCCTCGCGGAACAGTGGATCCCCGAAGATCCGGAACTGCGGTCCCTCGAGCGCTTCCCGGATTTCCTGGCCGCCCGCAGGCGTTCACTGGCCAACGTCCTCAACGAGCTGTTGGGTCTCCCTTCGTACGATGGGCAGTCCGCCCATCAGGACACCGATGAACTGCCCGCCGACGAGCAGGTGCTTGCAGAGGAGCCGTCCGCGCCCACACTGATCGGTGCGGACGCCCACCAGCTCCGTACAGAGCTGGGCGTGGCGGTCCACGCGCTCTACGAGGGTCGGCGGACCGATGCCTTCTACGACCCGTCCTCCCGGACGGTGACCATTCCCTCGGGGCCGGGACGTGGAGAGTACGACACTCCCAGCGGGGCGGCGGTGTCCGTGGTGCAGACCCTCAATCCGCACGTCAATCCGAATCGCAACGGATGGTCGTTCTGGACCGTGACCGCCACGGGACAACTGCTGCAGAGCATCCGATAG
- a CDS encoding alpha/beta hydrolase gives MFANVPTAPTPRITLRTRVLLVLSVLLTTLTPTAPALAAAHPSGSSHGAEVVAVTQVADRQVDLSIRSTALGGRTVKVRLLTPDGWNPDDRPRQHWPTLWLLHGCCGDYTSWTTMTDVAETDALRDVLVVMPEAGWNGWYSDWWNHGRGGDPAWETFHTKELRHLLERDWGAGRDRVVAGLSMGGQGALLYAARHPGMFKATASYSGSAHPLLNEESVNRVLGFFAGQDNDPLRVWGDPVDQRRIWEAHDPFHLAKRLRHIPVYLSCGDGTTGPLDAPGATSALEADFNRQNHALAAELRRVGARHLTTNFYGPGTHGWAYWERELHASLPILLSELKDADAA, from the coding sequence GTGTTCGCGAACGTGCCCACCGCCCCGACCCCACGAATAACCCTACGAACCCGAGTCCTACTCGTCCTGTCCGTACTGCTCACCACCCTGACCCCCACCGCCCCGGCCCTGGCGGCAGCCCACCCCTCGGGCTCCTCCCACGGCGCGGAGGTCGTAGCCGTCACCCAGGTCGCCGACCGGCAGGTCGACCTCTCCATCCGCTCAACGGCCCTCGGCGGCCGCACCGTCAAGGTCCGCCTCCTGACCCCCGACGGCTGGAACCCGGACGACCGACCACGACAGCACTGGCCGACCCTGTGGCTCCTGCACGGCTGCTGCGGCGACTACACGTCGTGGACCACGATGACGGACGTCGCGGAGACCGACGCCCTCCGCGACGTCCTCGTCGTCATGCCGGAGGCCGGCTGGAACGGCTGGTACAGCGACTGGTGGAACCACGGCCGGGGCGGCGACCCCGCCTGGGAGACCTTCCACACCAAGGAACTGCGCCACCTCCTTGAACGCGACTGGGGCGCCGGCCGCGACCGCGTCGTCGCCGGCCTCTCGATGGGCGGCCAGGGCGCCCTCCTGTACGCCGCCCGCCACCCAGGCATGTTCAAGGCGACGGCCTCCTACTCCGGCTCGGCCCACCCCCTCCTCAACGAGGAGTCGGTCAACCGCGTCCTGGGCTTCTTCGCCGGCCAGGACAACGACCCGTTGAGGGTCTGGGGAGACCCGGTCGACCAACGCCGGATCTGGGAGGCGCACGACCCCTTCCACCTCGCGAAGCGGCTCCGCCACATCCCTGTGTACCTCTCCTGCGGGGACGGGACGACGGGGCCGCTGGACGCGCCGGGTGCCACCAGTGCCCTCGAGGCCGACTTCAATCGGCAGAACCATGCGCTCGCCGCGGAACTGCGCCGCGTGGGGGCGCGGCACCTGACGACCAACTTCTACGGGCCCGGGACCCATGGGTGGGCGTATTGGGAGCGGGAGCTGCATGCTTCGTTGCCGATCTTGCTGAGTGAGTTGAAGGACGCGGACGCCGCCTGA
- the fusA gene encoding elongation factor G, with protein sequence MRTSTNPLTTVRNLGILAHVDAGKTTVTERILYTTGTTYKRGEVHDGTTVTDFDPQERDRGITIFAAAVSCSWDGHRIDLIDTPGHVDFADEVERSLRVLDGAVAVFDAVAGVEPQSESVWRQADRHGVPRIAFVNKMDRAGADLDTAVASIRERLHPVPLVVQLPIGAEDEFTGVVDLLRMRALVWTDGAETAEEGPVPDALREEAARRRRLLVEAVAERHPAALEEFCDRETLTADTLAGALRDLTREGDGVVVLCGSAYRNRGVEPLLDAVVAYLPSPLDVPPVRGTLDGTEQERPADPAAPMAALAFKVNATPTGRLTYLRVYSGTIEKGDTVRDTGTGRTERVGRLLRVRADRHDPLERAVAGDIVAVIGLKAARAGSTLCAPGAPLVLEPPGVAEPVVHVAVEARRATDTDRLASALARLTEEDPSLAVRSDPETGQTVLSGMGELHLEVAVERVRREHGLEVTVGRPGVAYRESVGEGVTGFVHRHVKQDGGAGQFAHVVLDVEPREEGGFEFRSTVVGGRVPQEFVRAVEAGCRDALAEGPLGGHPVTGLRVTLTDGQTHVKDSSDTAFRTAGRFGLRDALRASAMVLLEPVVEVTVTVPEDAVGGVLGDLAARRGRVTGSDTRGGAAVVTATVPLAELFGYATRLRSRTQGRGTFTARPTGYAPAPAAVPAR encoded by the coding sequence GTGCGCACCAGCACCAACCCCCTCACCACCGTCCGCAACCTGGGCATCCTCGCCCACGTCGACGCCGGCAAGACCACCGTCACCGAGCGGATCCTCTACACCACCGGCACCACCTACAAACGCGGCGAGGTCCATGACGGCACAACCGTCACCGACTTCGACCCGCAGGAGCGCGACCGCGGCATCACCATCTTCGCCGCGGCCGTCAGCTGCTCCTGGGACGGCCACCGGATCGACCTGATCGACACCCCGGGGCACGTCGACTTCGCCGACGAGGTCGAACGCTCCCTGCGGGTACTGGACGGGGCGGTCGCCGTGTTCGACGCCGTCGCGGGCGTGGAACCGCAGAGCGAGTCCGTGTGGCGGCAGGCCGACCGGCACGGTGTGCCGAGGATCGCGTTCGTCAACAAGATGGACCGCGCGGGCGCCGACCTCGACACCGCCGTCGCCTCGATCCGCGAGCGGCTGCACCCGGTCCCCCTGGTCGTGCAGCTGCCCATCGGCGCCGAGGACGAGTTCACCGGCGTCGTCGACCTGCTGCGCATGCGGGCCCTGGTGTGGACGGACGGTGCGGAGACGGCCGAGGAGGGGCCGGTGCCCGACGCCCTGCGCGAAGAGGCGGCCCGCAGGCGGCGCCTGCTGGTGGAGGCGGTGGCGGAACGGCACCCGGCCGCGCTGGAGGAGTTCTGCGACCGGGAGACGCTCACCGCGGACACCCTCGCCGGCGCACTGCGCGACCTGACCCGCGAAGGCGACGGCGTGGTGGTGCTGTGCGGCTCGGCCTACCGCAACCGCGGTGTCGAACCGCTGCTGGACGCCGTGGTCGCCTACCTGCCGTCCCCACTGGACGTACCTCCAGTACGAGGCACCCTCGACGGCACGGAGCAGGAACGGCCCGCCGACCCGGCGGCACCGATGGCGGCCCTGGCGTTCAAGGTGAACGCCACTCCGACAGGACGGCTGACGTACCTGAGGGTGTACTCGGGCACGATCGAGAAGGGAGACACCGTGCGGGACACGGGCACCGGCCGCACCGAGCGCGTCGGCCGCCTCCTGCGGGTGCGGGCCGACCGCCACGACCCGCTGGAACGCGCGGTGGCCGGGGACATCGTCGCGGTGATCGGACTGAAGGCCGCCCGCGCCGGTTCGACCCTGTGCGCGCCGGGCGCTCCGCTCGTCCTGGAACCGCCGGGCGTCGCCGAGCCGGTCGTGCACGTCGCGGTCGAGGCCCGGCGTGCCACCGACACCGACCGGCTGGCCTCGGCGCTGGCACGGCTGACCGAGGAGGACCCCTCGCTGGCCGTGCGGTCCGACCCGGAGACCGGGCAGACCGTCCTGTCGGGCATGGGCGAACTGCACCTCGAGGTCGCGGTGGAGCGGGTGCGCCGCGAGCACGGCCTCGAGGTCACCGTCGGACGGCCGGGCGTGGCTTACCGCGAGTCGGTCGGCGAGGGCGTGACCGGGTTCGTCCACCGGCACGTCAAGCAGGACGGCGGGGCCGGACAGTTCGCGCACGTCGTCCTCGACGTGGAGCCCAGGGAGGAGGGCGGATTCGAGTTCCGTTCCACGGTGGTCGGCGGGCGCGTGCCGCAGGAGTTCGTGCGGGCCGTCGAGGCGGGCTGCCGGGACGCCCTGGCCGAGGGACCCCTCGGCGGCCACCCGGTGACCGGCCTGAGGGTCACGCTCACCGACGGCCAGACCCATGTGAAGGACTCCTCGGACACCGCCTTCCGCACCGCCGGCCGGTTCGGTCTCCGCGACGCCCTGCGCGCCTCGGCGATGGTCCTGCTGGAGCCGGTCGTCGAGGTCACGGTCACCGTGCCCGAGGACGCGGTCGGCGGCGTACTGGGCGACCTCGCCGCCCGCCGCGGCCGGGTCACCGGCTCCGACACGCGGGGCGGCGCGGCGGTCGTCACGGCCACCGTGCCGCTGGCCGAACTGTTCGGCTACGCGACCCGGCTGCGCAGCCGCACCCAGGGCCGCGGCACCTTCACGGCACGCCCGACCGGCTACGCACCGGCGCCGGCCGCGGTGCCGGCGCGGTAG
- a CDS encoding DUF2254 domain-containing protein: MSDWSVTQSPLPGRRPRALSPLREHLRDTFWFAPTAAMVGIFAVWLVAQELDAALVRSLQDDGDFETVAELLRFADDAKTVVSAVGSAMMTFIGVVFSISLVAVQMASGQFTPRVVRLFVRSRITKATFAVFLATFVLTLLVLTSYDSTPDPRATSSVPLVQSVLTLVMVALSLLLFVMYVNGTLRLMRVSHVIARIAAESFRVAALMPAPAEDGRGHALGPVTAWVDHGGHAGVLRDVHIPRLVRVARKHGVVLRLVPRIGDFLVPGTPVLAVYGGQAPPRRVLRYALSVGVERTFHQDLAFGLRQLSDIALRALSSAVNDPTTAVQALDRIVQILASLSRRPLDAVAHRDRRGAVRLVQPVPGWVELVDLAFTEVRSCGAGNAQVTRRMLAGLDDLLRLAPPERREPLWRHRELLRQAVERNAPAPADRAFALLPDRQGIG; this comes from the coding sequence ATGAGTGACTGGTCGGTTACCCAGAGCCCGCTCCCGGGTCGGCGGCCGCGCGCGTTGTCGCCGCTCAGGGAGCATCTGCGGGACACGTTCTGGTTCGCGCCCACCGCCGCCATGGTGGGTATCTTCGCGGTGTGGCTGGTGGCCCAGGAGCTCGACGCCGCCCTCGTCCGGTCGCTGCAGGACGACGGTGACTTCGAGACGGTCGCCGAACTGCTGCGGTTCGCGGACGACGCGAAGACGGTGGTGTCGGCGGTCGGCTCGGCGATGATGACGTTCATCGGTGTGGTGTTCAGCATCTCGCTGGTGGCCGTGCAGATGGCGAGCGGGCAGTTCACGCCGCGGGTGGTGCGGCTCTTCGTGCGCAGCCGGATCACGAAGGCGACGTTCGCGGTCTTCCTCGCCACCTTCGTGCTGACGCTGCTGGTCCTGACGAGTTACGACAGCACCCCCGATCCCCGGGCCACGTCCTCCGTCCCGCTGGTGCAGTCGGTGCTCACGCTCGTCATGGTCGCGCTGAGCCTGCTGCTCTTCGTGATGTACGTGAACGGGACGCTGCGCCTGATGCGGGTCAGTCATGTGATCGCCCGGATCGCCGCGGAGTCCTTCCGGGTGGCGGCGCTGATGCCCGCGCCGGCGGAGGACGGGCGGGGGCACGCTCTCGGGCCGGTGACCGCGTGGGTCGACCACGGAGGGCATGCCGGTGTGCTGCGGGACGTGCACATCCCGCGTCTGGTGCGGGTGGCGCGCAAACACGGGGTGGTGCTGCGGCTCGTCCCGCGCATCGGTGACTTCCTGGTGCCGGGCACCCCCGTTCTGGCGGTGTACGGCGGGCAGGCGCCCCCGCGCCGGGTTCTGCGGTACGCGCTGAGTGTGGGGGTGGAGCGCACCTTCCACCAGGACCTGGCGTTCGGGCTGCGCCAGCTGTCCGACATCGCGCTGCGGGCCCTGTCCAGCGCGGTCAACGATCCCACCACCGCCGTCCAGGCCCTGGACCGGATCGTCCAGATCCTGGCCTCTCTGTCCCGCCGGCCGCTGGACGCCGTCGCGCACCGGGACCGGCGCGGAGCCGTCCGGCTGGTGCAGCCCGTGCCGGGCTGGGTGGAACTGGTGGACCTCGCATTCACCGAGGTCCGGTCCTGCGGGGCGGGGAACGCGCAGGTCACGCGGCGGATGCTGGCCGGGCTCGACGATCTGCTGCGGCTCGCCCCGCCGGAGCGGCGCGAGCCGCTGTGGCGCCACCGCGAGCTGCTGCGGCAGGCCGTCGAGCGGAACGCACCGGCTCCGGCGGACCGGGCCTTCGCCCTGCTCCCGGACCGTCAGGGCATCGGCTGA
- a CDS encoding phosphodiester glycosidase family protein: MKKRLCGAAAVLGVLVTTSALPSQASTPAAQPTRHTLPLGPADLTETRTTTTLQPGVTLTRIVRGGGETADSAPHWTVEVSIPGGETSPDPDAPPTTLKDRASADELATELRAKGFQARAEQVRTPRTADYAGGTLGWRVRVGTFDSQSAATAERTRLRAAGHTGSAVYTGWDGDADARGPWHVDVLTIDPRKFRGRLDASYGPDLENRETTSDLSTTAGATAAVNAGFFVLDPKAGAPGDPAGVGVYDGRLLSEPVAGRPGLVLHDNGRRTQVTRLTWRGSVSAGTASLPLNGINRVPGLIRNCGGAPGDPPTSLPLHDVTCTNPDELVTFTPEYGDTTPPGDGMEAVLDAHDRVVELRSPRGGTLPPGGSSVQATGRRVADLTALAHTGDRLRITTTLLDERGHRVQPTPKTDILNAGPELVRDGRPHVTPATDGMVHPDDPSWYYGWVHKRNPRTLAGVDAAGRTVLVTADGRSTESLGLSIVESAEVAKSLGLRDAVNLDGGGSTTMVTGGTPINDPSDAAGERPVGDALLVLPRRHDH, translated from the coding sequence ATGAAGAAGAGACTGTGCGGCGCGGCTGCCGTCCTCGGCGTCCTCGTCACGACGAGCGCACTGCCGTCCCAGGCATCCACCCCGGCCGCTCAGCCGACCCGCCACACGCTCCCCCTCGGCCCCGCCGACCTGACCGAGACCCGCACCACCACAACCCTCCAGCCCGGCGTCACCCTCACCCGCATCGTGCGAGGCGGCGGCGAGACCGCCGACTCCGCCCCGCACTGGACGGTCGAGGTCTCCATCCCCGGCGGCGAAACCTCACCGGACCCCGACGCCCCGCCGACCACCCTCAAGGACCGGGCCAGCGCCGACGAACTGGCCACCGAGCTGAGGGCGAAGGGCTTCCAGGCCCGCGCGGAGCAGGTCAGGACACCGCGCACGGCCGACTACGCGGGCGGCACCCTCGGCTGGCGGGTCCGCGTAGGCACGTTCGACTCCCAGTCCGCCGCGACCGCCGAACGAACACGCCTGAGGGCCGCCGGCCACACGGGATCCGCCGTCTACACCGGCTGGGACGGCGACGCCGACGCCCGCGGCCCATGGCACGTGGACGTGCTCACCATCGACCCGCGCAAGTTCCGCGGCCGCCTCGACGCGTCCTACGGCCCCGACCTGGAGAACCGCGAGACGACCAGCGACCTGTCCACCACGGCCGGCGCCACAGCCGCGGTCAACGCCGGCTTCTTCGTCCTCGACCCCAAGGCGGGCGCCCCCGGCGACCCGGCAGGCGTGGGCGTCTACGACGGCCGCCTCCTGAGCGAACCGGTCGCCGGACGCCCCGGCCTCGTACTCCACGACAACGGCAGACGCACGCAGGTCACCCGCCTCACCTGGCGAGGCAGCGTCAGCGCAGGAACCGCCTCCCTGCCCCTGAACGGCATCAACCGAGTCCCCGGCCTGATCAGGAACTGCGGCGGCGCCCCCGGCGACCCCCCGACATCTCTGCCCCTCCACGACGTCACCTGCACCAACCCCGACGAACTGGTCACCTTCACCCCCGAGTACGGCGACACCACACCACCCGGCGACGGAATGGAAGCCGTATTGGACGCCCACGACCGGGTAGTCGAACTGCGCTCACCCCGAGGCGGCACCCTCCCGCCCGGCGGCAGCTCCGTCCAGGCGACCGGCCGACGCGTCGCCGACCTGACCGCCCTCGCGCACACCGGCGACCGTCTCCGCATCACCACGACCCTCCTGGACGAGCGAGGCCACCGCGTCCAGCCCACACCCAAGACGGACATCCTGAACGCGGGCCCGGAACTGGTCCGCGACGGACGCCCGCACGTCACCCCCGCCACCGACGGCATGGTCCACCCGGACGACCCGAGCTGGTACTACGGCTGGGTCCACAAGCGCAACCCGCGCACCTTGGCCGGCGTGGACGCGGCAGGCCGGACCGTCCTCGTCACGGCCGACGGCCGCAGCACCGAGTCCCTCGGCCTGAGCATCGTCGAGAGCGCCGAGGTCGCCAAGTCCCTGGGCCTGCGCGACGCAGTCAACCTCGACGGCGGCGGCTCCACGACGATGGTGACGGGCGGCACGCCGATCAACGACCCGTCCGACGCAGCCGGGGAACGCCCGGTCGGCGACGCGCTGTTGGTCCTGCCCCGCAGGCATGACCACTGA
- a CDS encoding vWA domain-containing protein gives MTHQTGEHGAGADAAAGVPDADDNRRQVLYWRLLARLFDHEEQPALESASLAVVEDIGLPSALLDPGASVGSVVQRHPELAAEFDGLMTPEPEEDGERDRAAEVRRAALASKVLLNVFASSPGTVTAEQLARWQSDAEWLERALGCRPGELRGGRGSAGRAGAGGGAGVVPTGTGVVGPTPDLSRLIPAIGPELGSIEAGLVKRMHLREVLADPALAARLTPSMSLIEQLLRDKDNLSGVALSNAKALIRRYVDEVTEVLRTQVEKSTVGVLDRSVPPKRVFRNLDIDRTIWKNLTNWSPEEERLYVDRLYYRHTSRKTTPQRLIVVVDQSGSMVDSMVNCTILASIFAGLPKVDVHLIAYDTQALDLTPWAHDPFETLLRTKLGGGTDGTVAMALAQPKIAEPRNTVVVWISDFYEWRQQELFDSMAAVHRSGAKFIPVGSVTSSGRGSVNPWFRERFKDLGAPVISGHIKKLVHELKTFLA, from the coding sequence ATGACCCACCAGACTGGCGAACACGGAGCGGGCGCGGACGCCGCGGCCGGCGTCCCCGACGCGGACGACAACCGTCGGCAGGTGCTCTACTGGCGTCTGCTCGCCCGCCTCTTCGACCACGAGGAACAGCCCGCCCTGGAGTCGGCGAGTCTCGCCGTCGTCGAGGACATCGGCCTGCCGTCCGCCCTGCTCGACCCGGGGGCGTCCGTCGGCTCCGTCGTGCAGCGGCATCCGGAGCTCGCCGCCGAGTTCGACGGATTGATGACGCCCGAGCCGGAGGAGGACGGTGAGCGTGACCGGGCCGCCGAGGTGCGGCGCGCGGCGCTGGCGTCGAAGGTGCTGCTGAACGTCTTCGCCTCCAGCCCCGGCACGGTCACCGCCGAGCAGCTGGCCCGCTGGCAGTCGGACGCGGAGTGGCTGGAGCGGGCCCTCGGCTGCCGGCCCGGCGAGCTGCGGGGCGGGCGGGGCAGTGCGGGACGGGCGGGTGCCGGGGGCGGTGCCGGTGTCGTCCCGACGGGCACCGGCGTCGTCGGGCCCACGCCCGACCTCAGCCGCCTGATCCCCGCGATCGGTCCGGAGCTCGGCTCCATCGAGGCGGGTCTCGTCAAACGCATGCACCTGCGTGAGGTGCTGGCCGATCCCGCGCTGGCGGCGCGGCTGACGCCGAGCATGTCGCTGATCGAGCAGTTGCTGCGGGACAAGGACAATCTGTCCGGGGTGGCCCTCAGCAACGCCAAGGCGTTGATCCGGCGTTACGTCGACGAGGTCACCGAGGTTCTGCGCACCCAGGTGGAGAAATCCACGGTCGGCGTGCTCGACCGGTCCGTGCCGCCGAAGCGGGTCTTCCGTAACCTCGACATCGACCGCACCATCTGGAAGAACCTGACCAACTGGAGTCCGGAGGAGGAGCGGCTCTACGTCGACCGGCTCTACTACCGGCACACCAGCCGCAAGACGACGCCCCAGCGGCTGATCGTCGTGGTGGACCAGTCGGGGTCGATGGTCGACTCGATGGTCAACTGCACCATCCTGGCGTCGATCTTCGCCGGGCTGCCGAAGGTGGACGTCCACCTGATCGCGTACGACACTCAGGCGCTGGACCTCACTCCGTGGGCGCACGACCCGTTCGAGACGCTGCTGCGCACCAAGCTCGGCGGCGGCACCGACGGCACGGTCGCCATGGCACTCGCCCAGCCGAAGATCGCCGAGCCGCGCAACACCGTGGTGGTGTGGATCTCCGACTTCTACGAGTGGCGGCAGCAGGAGCTGTTCGACAGCATGGCCGCCGTCCACCGCTCCGGCGCGAAGTTCATCCCGGTCGGGTCGGTGACCAGCTCCGGACGCGGCAGCGTCAACCCTTGGTTCCGGGAGCGGTTCAAGGACCTCGGCGCACCGGTGATCTCCGGCCACATCAAGAAGCTCGTGCACGAACTCAAGACGTTTCTCGCCTGA